The Methanobrevibacter sp. TLL-48-HuF1 genomic sequence TGATGTTCAATGGGAACCATTGGATGATGGTTTCCATTATAGGCATTTATTATTTGATTTAGTTAATAATGCACCAGTTGCAGAGTTATTAAGTCCTAATGAAGACCTTAAAACATCATATGATTTCATCAACAAATCACTAAAACCAAAGGAACGAAAAGCCATTGTAACTGATTTAAAACCAGGATACGATAGTATCATGATGAAACTAGGATTTAAACACCAACATTGCATATATCACCTAAGATTAGCCATTAATGAACGAATTAAAAAATATTTAAAACAAAAAGACATTGAATTTAGAATTCAATTCCAAAATAAAAATAAAAAAATCTCACAATACCAATTAAATAAATTAGTTAAAAAAGAACTTAACACATTAAAAGATGAAATAAACATTTATAAACAATTATTTTTCGAATTATTTGAACAACAAACATATAATAAAGCAATAAATTACATTAACTTATTAAAAAATGAAATAAATAATTTTCCAGAAGTTTTAAAAAATTACCTAATAAAAAAATTTTTCCCAGAATATAAAAAATTCTTATGGTTCCTTAAAAAAGAATTTAAAGGAAAATTAACCCGAACTGACAATTGTTCTGAAATGTACTTCCATGCAACACTACCCAAAGCTGAGAAAAAACGATACAAAACAATGAACGGAATATTCAACCAAATATGCAACAGAAAAAATGGATGGATGAAAAAAATAAAATTCCAACTAACAAAATGACAAACCTGTTATTGTAGATAATTTTGAGTCTGTAAAATTTTATAGGCTTATTTGATTTTAATGTGTTTTTCAGTCCAATTTTGCATTTGATAGTCTAAAAATGTCAGGATTCCATTTTTGGTTTTGTATATTTTCTTTATTTTTTTAGGATTGGTTTGTCTGTAGTAATTTTCGACTTTATTGGATGTTTTTTCTATATTTTCATCATCAAGATATTCTATGTATCTGTGGGAGTGATTTATGATGTGTTTTCTTATGAAATCTTTTAAAACAACTGGTATGGTCGTATATTTTTGTAAAATATTGTTTAAATTGTTCTATTGCTTCTTTTTTTGATTTTTGTCTGAAACAGTTTTTTAATTCTTGTGCATTTTCGTAAATATGGTCTCTTTGTTTTCCATTAATCTTGTTTCTTCTACAATATACTTTTAATTTTATGGTTTATTGTTTGAAACAAATGAAATATGCACAATTGATGTTTTACTCCTATTTCATCTGCTACATTACGATACAGTGGGAATAAATCGGTTGTTAGGCAAATGAATGGTTTATTTTCTGTTGATTCTAAGATAAATTTTTTCGTGTTTTTTGGTATTCTGCGACGTACTATTCGTTCTGTGACTGGAATATTGAGTATTGCATCAAATAAAGTTAATCTGTAGTGTCTAGTTCCATTAAGTCTTAAAAATTGCTCATCATATAAATAATAGCCAGAATATTCAAATTTTTCATTGCTGATGCTTTCTTCGTGATTTTTGTCAGACCAGTTCTTGATTGTTTGATGAGATATTCTGATTCCAAGGAATATTATGAAAGTATTTACTTATTTTTATGAAGTGATTGGTACCCTATTTTCATTATTCCTGGAATTTTATCCATTATTTCTTGTAAAAATTGTTTATTTTCACCAATTAATGGATTATTGTATATTTTAGAATTTTTTTCCACATTTTTTGCATTGATATTGCTGTTCTTTGAATTCTGTTGTTTTTCCATTAGTATTTTGTTTGTTTTTCTTTATTGTGCCTTTTTTGATTATTTTGTGGCTTCCACAAACTGGACAAATGGGATTATCATATTTAAAAGTATTATTTTCATCTAAAAATAGTTTATGATTAGTATTTTCAAAATTAAGTGTTTTATTCAATCTTTTCTGAAATGATTTTTTCTTGATCAATTTTTTCATCAAAAAAATCATAAAGTTTAAGTTGTATGAAGTCTATATTACTATTGAGGGCAGATTTGTTTTGTTTGCTCATAAAACATTATTTGTCCTCACTTATTAAAGTAATTTACTATTTTTAAATCATTTATATTAAAATTAAAGAAAAATTAGAATGAAATTTCATCAAAATGAAAGTTCAACTGTAAAAAAATTCAAAAACAAATAAGCCTATAAAATTTTACAGACTCATAATTTTGAGTATTTATAGTAGTTTTTATATAAATATTTAATAATAAATAGTGAAACTAAAATTGTGGGAAGGTATTAGTTTCAAATAAATAAATTTGAATGATAAAAATGTTATATGGAATTGTAGATATTGGCTCAAATACTATCAGATTAAAAATATATGAATATAAAAATAACAAAATTAAATCCGTTTTTTCTAAAAAGAAAACAGCAGGCCTTATTGCTTATCGTGATGATGGCAAATTAAATGATGAAGGAATAAATATTTTATCATCTATATTAAATAAATTTAATAAAATTATGGATTTATTAAATGTAAGTAAGAGATATTTCTTTGCAACAGCCAGTTTAAGAAATATTTCAAATACTTATGAAATAATTGGTTTCATAAAAGAAAAATTGGGTATAAAGATTCATATTCTTGATGATGAAACCGAAGCACAGTTAAGTTTCAATTCAGTTAAAGACATAGGATTGGGAAGTGATGAGGGGATTCTTATTGATGTTGGTGGAGGCAGCTGTGAAATAATTATCTTTGAAAATAAAACACCGATTGGTAAAGGAAGTTTACCTATCGGATCACTGTCATGTTATGAAGATTATGTTGGAGTTATGTTTCCAAATAAAAAGGAATCTGAAAATATTGAAAAAAGAGTTATTAAAGAAATTGAAGATTTGGATTTTGTTAAAACTCATAAAAAATATTTATTTGGTGTAGGTGGAACTGTTAGAAATCTTAAAAAATTACTGGTTCATCTTAATTTTATCAATGAAAAAGAAGATACAATTCCGGTTTATTTGCTGGATGATGTATTGGATGAACTTAAATATAATAATAAGGAAAATTTTAATAAAATACTGAAAGTTAAAGCTGAAAGAATTCACACACTTGTGCCGGGAATTATAATTATTAAAACAATTGCAAAATATTTCCATATAGAGAAAATATGTGTTTGTAAAAATTCCATAAGGGAAGGAGTTTTATACTCACTTTTGGATGCTGAGGGATTATAATGAAAAAGAGAGATTATTCATATACTCAAAATAGGGAGCTGTCTTGGCTTAAATTTGATGACAGGGTTTTAAAAGAGGCAAAAGACAATACTGTTCCGTTGTTGGAAAGACTAAATTTCATATCTATTTTCACAAGCAATTTAGATGAATTTTATATGATTAGATGTGGCAGTCTTTTTGATTTGACTCTTATTGATGAAGATGACTGGGATAATAAAACTGGCTGGAGCCCTCAGGAACAACTGGATGCCATATTTAAAGCTACTAAACCGTTATATGAAGAAAGGGATTTGATTTTTGATGAAATAGCTAAAGATTTAAGAAAATATGGTATTGTTAAACATAATTTTGATGAGTTAAACAGTAAGTTTAGACAATATGCAACTCAGTATTTCTATGAAAATATAGCTCCGTTATTATCTCCTCAAATAATTGACTCCTATCATCCGTTTCCTCACCTGGCAAATAAAAAGTTATATATTTATTGTATCTTGGAAAGAGATGAAAAAAAGAAGAAAAATTCAAAGGAATACATTGGATTAATTCCGATTCCATATTCTTTACCTAATTATATTAAATTTCCGGATACAAATGAATTTATTTTAATGGAAGATTTGGTTTATGCATTTGTCGAAGGTATTTTTACAAATTACAGGGTTAAATATAAAACTGTAGCTGCAGTAACAAGAAATGCAGATATTAACCTTCAGGAAACTCCTATTGATGAAGATGAAGATTACAGACATTTTATGAAAAACATTCTTAAAAAAAGAAAAAGATTGTCACCAATAAGATTGGAGTTTTACAAAAGCAATGATCATAACTACACTAAATATCTTAGAAAAGAGTTGGGATTACATAAAAACCAGGTTTTTCTTATGCAGTCTCCAATAAATCTTGATTTTATCCATGATTTCATAAAAGAAATACCTGATGATGTAACTGAGGATTTAACTTTTCCGGAGTTTATTCCTCAAAGAACAAGTCAGATTGATCCAAACAAATCATTGTTTAAACAGTTGGATAAGAAAGATATTTTATTATTTTATCCATATCAGACAATGAACCATTTTCTTGATTTTTTAAAAGAGGCAGCTAATGATCCTGAAGTTTTATCAATTAAAATAACTTTATATCGTGTGGCAAGAACATCTTCTGTTATTAAATATTTGCTTGAAGCTTTAGATAATGATAAAGAGGTGACAGTTTTAATTGAGCTTCGTGCAAGATTTGATGAGAAAAATAACATTCACTATGCAGAATTACTCGAAGAAGCAGGCTGTCAAATATTGTATGGATTTTTAGATTATAAAGTGCACTCTAAAATATGTACTGTAACTAAAAAACATAAGGGAACTATAAAGCAGTACACACAAATTGGTACTGGTAATTATAATGAAAAAACTGCAAAATTATATGTTGATTACTGTTATTTAACATCTAATCAGGAAATTGGGGATGATGCTACTGAATTCTTTAAAAATTTGGCATTAGCTAATTTGCAGGGTCATTATAATAAGTTTCTTGTAGCTCCTAATTCTTTAAGATCAGGAATCATGAATCTGATTGATAAGGAAATAGCTAAAGCTAAAAATAATCAGCCTGCTGAAATTTTAATGAAAATGAATTCATTTACAGACAGACGAATCATTGATAGGATAGCTAAAGCTTCAGAAGCAGGAGTTAAAATAAAAATGATTATTCGCGGAATCTGCTGT encodes the following:
- a CDS encoding RNA degradosome polyphosphate kinase yields the protein MKKRDYSYTQNRELSWLKFDDRVLKEAKDNTVPLLERLNFISIFTSNLDEFYMIRCGSLFDLTLIDEDDWDNKTGWSPQEQLDAIFKATKPLYEERDLIFDEIAKDLRKYGIVKHNFDELNSKFRQYATQYFYENIAPLLSPQIIDSYHPFPHLANKKLYIYCILERDEKKKKNSKEYIGLIPIPYSLPNYIKFPDTNEFILMEDLVYAFVEGIFTNYRVKYKTVAAVTRNADINLQETPIDEDEDYRHFMKNILKKRKRLSPIRLEFYKSNDHNYTKYLRKELGLHKNQVFLMQSPINLDFIHDFIKEIPDDVTEDLTFPEFIPQRTSQIDPNKSLFKQLDKKDILLFYPYQTMNHFLDFLKEAANDPEVLSIKITLYRVARTSSVIKYLLEALDNDKEVTVLIELRARFDEKNNIHYAELLEEAGCQILYGFLDYKVHSKICTVTKKHKGTIKQYTQIGTGNYNEKTAKLYVDYCYLTSNQEIGDDATEFFKNLALANLQGHYNKFLVAPNSLRSGIMNLIDKEIAKAKNNQPAEILMKMNSFTDRRIIDRIAKASEAGVKIKMIIRGICCIIPGLKDKTDNVEVRGIVGRYLEHSRVYAFGVGEDRILYISSADMMTRNTAKRVEIACPIEDEAIKARILEDLDIMLKDDIKGRRINSEGDYECIQQARHINSQEFFQQRAIDEMKDVKVKKEDPNFIKSIVDKISSIFD
- a CDS encoding exopolyphosphatase, yielding MIKMLYGIVDIGSNTIRLKIYEYKNNKIKSVFSKKKTAGLIAYRDDGKLNDEGINILSSILNKFNKIMDLLNVSKRYFFATASLRNISNTYEIIGFIKEKLGIKIHILDDETEAQLSFNSVKDIGLGSDEGILIDVGGGSCEIIIFENKTPIGKGSLPIGSLSCYEDYVGVMFPNKKESENIEKRVIKEIEDLDFVKTHKKYLFGVGGTVRNLKKLLVHLNFINEKEDTIPVYLLDDVLDELKYNNKENFNKILKVKAERIHTLVPGIIIIKTIAKYFHIEKICVCKNSIREGVLYSLLDAEGL